One Cryptomeria japonica chromosome 9, Sugi_1.0, whole genome shotgun sequence genomic window carries:
- the LOC131066910 gene encoding vegetative cell wall protein gp1, with protein MGSKIYGAVLVLLAIITRFAAAGALDGDGYLLSVIIVGNVFCDTCYKQNFSKNSYFISGASVAVECRNNKQTPDFRIEAKTNDHGQFKVELPPSIFHSDKQLKRCSATLLQNEEQKGPCKLVSIANSSSFTLKSKQGSIHTYSAGFFTYRPQSPPPFCSQDAANNPKSDLKAPLQSSKTFGFPPFFSFPPFPRSPSPPSLPPVRRTPPVSAFTFPPFSFQFPTPPNAPLFNFPPNPFFSPPPQNPFFPPLPQNPFFSSPPFNIPGFPFPSPQFNIPGLPFFPPPLNIPGLPFPFPFPTTPPLHIPKPLETPSLDPLPSIPLEPTTPPLHIPKPLETPSLDLEKTPTLVPSPPI; from the exons ATGGGCTCCAAGATATATGGTGCTGTATTGGTATTGTTGGCCATAATCACACGTTTTGCCGCTGCTGGTGCACTTGATGGTGATGGGTATTTGTTGTCTGTCATAATTGTGGGCAATGTATTCTGTGATACATGTTATAAGCAAAACTTCTCCAAAAACAGCTACTTCATATCAG GTGCTTCAGTTGCAGTGGAATGCAGAAACAATAAGCAGACACCTGATTTTCGGATTGAAGCAAAGACAAATGATCATGGACAATTCAAGGTGGAGCTTCCTCCATCCATCTTCCATTCAGATAAACAACTCAAGAGATGCTCTGCAACTTTGCTCCAAAACGAAGAGCAAAAAGGCCCTTGCAAACTAGTATCCATAGCCAACTCCTCCTCATTCACTTTGAAGTCAAAGCAGGGCAGTATCCACACATATTCTGCAGGTTTCTTCACCTACAGACCTCAATCTCCACCTCCCTTTTGCTCCCAAGATGCTGCTAATAACCCTAAATCTGACCTAAAGGCTCCATTACAATCCTCTAAGACATTTGGGTTTccaccattcttttcttttccacCATTCCCTCGCTCTCCATCTCCTCCTTCCCTGCCACCGGTGCGTCGAACTCCCCCAGTATCCGCATTCACCTTCCCTCCATTCTCATTTCAATTCCCAACACCACCAAATGCTCCTCTCTTTAATTTCCCTCCAAACCCATTTTTCTCACCTCCGCCTCAGAACCCATTCTTCCCGCCACTGCCTCAAAACCCATTCTTTTCATCTCCTCCATTCAATATCCCTGGATTTCCATTTCCTTCCCCTCAATTCAATATTCCCGGACTCCCATTTTTTCCTCCTCCACTCAATATCCCTGGACTTCCATTTCCTTTCCCTTTCCCAACAACACCACCCCTTCACATTCCCAAGCCACTTGAGACCCCATCTCTGGATCCATTACCTTCCATTCCACTTGAACCAACAACACCACCCCTACACATTCCCAAGCCACTTGAGACCCCATCTCTGGATCTTGAAAAAACACCTACTCTTGTTCCTTCACCTCCAATATAA